One genomic segment of Bacteroides caccae includes these proteins:
- a CDS encoding type I restriction endonuclease, with product MDFKDKIMQLSDNIKKQKDRIATEEATKNAFIMPMIAALGYDVFNPFEVIPEMDCDLIRKKGEKIDYAIMREDVPILLIECKHCKQDLNLHDTQLQKYFVASNARFGVLTNGIVYKFYTDLEKPNIMDTKPFLSINMLDLSDSDIEQLKKFHKSYYNEENVLGTANELKYTTEIKEIFNNELQSPTSDFIRFFAKQIYTTGQITQKVVEMFNPLVKKSMSMVINDIIAERLNTAMKNENQVEDITNPSSNLPNSSKENADSKLPDGVVYMDKETGIVTTQEEMDAYNIVRSILRRSVDASRITYKDYKTYFVISLDNSQWYWICRISIGARKKQIGIPVDNYKSCEWIQIDNIDDIFKYADKLEGSLKMAMKE from the coding sequence ATGGATTTTAAAGACAAAATTATGCAGCTATCCGATAATATAAAAAAGCAAAAGGATAGGATAGCAACAGAAGAAGCAACTAAAAATGCTTTCATAATGCCAATGATAGCAGCTTTGGGGTATGATGTATTCAATCCATTCGAGGTAATCCCTGAAATGGATTGTGATCTTATAAGAAAGAAAGGAGAAAAGATTGATTATGCTATTATGAGAGAAGATGTTCCGATTCTTCTTATTGAGTGTAAACATTGCAAACAGGATTTGAATTTGCATGATACCCAATTACAAAAGTATTTCGTTGCATCGAACGCACGTTTTGGAGTTTTGACAAACGGTATTGTCTATAAGTTTTATACAGACTTGGAGAAACCCAATATAATGGATACTAAACCATTTCTGTCAATAAATATGTTAGACTTATCTGATTCAGACATAGAACAGCTCAAAAAGTTCCACAAGTCATATTACAACGAAGAAAATGTATTAGGAACCGCCAATGAATTAAAATACACAACAGAGATAAAGGAAATTTTCAACAATGAACTTCAATCACCTACATCTGATTTTATTAGATTCTTTGCAAAACAAATATACACAACCGGGCAAATAACACAAAAGGTAGTTGAAATGTTCAACCCACTTGTGAAAAAGTCAATGTCTATGGTAATAAATGATATCATAGCTGAAAGGCTTAATACAGCAATGAAAAATGAGAACCAGGTCGAAGACATTACTAATCCTTCTAGTAATTTACCTAATTCCTCCAAAGAAAATGCAGACAGCAAACTACCTGACGGAGTAGTTTATATGGACAAGGAAACAGGGATTGTCACCACGCAAGAAGAAATGGACGCTTATAATATTGTGAGAAGCATACTTAGGCGTAGTGTAGATGCTTCACGGATTACATATAAAGACTATAAGACTTATTTCGTTATAAGTTTAGACAACAGTCAATGGTATTGGATATGTCGTATTTCTATTGGAGCTAGAAAGAAGCAAATTGGAATACCAGTAGATAACTATAAAAGTTGCGAATGGATTCAAATTGATAATATAGATGATATATTTAAATATGCAGATAAACTAGAAGGGTCACTTAAAATGGCAATGAAAGAATAA
- a CDS encoding tape measure protein, which translates to MTKAAAAFGAGFTAKELITNIARVRGEFQQLEVAFKTMLGSEDKANALMQQLVKTAATTPFDLQGVANGAKQLLAYGENVENINDDLIRLGNIAAGLSQPLGDIVYLYGTTMTQGRLYTQDLNQFTGRGIPMIRELAKQFGVAENEVKSLVEAGKVGFPEVQKVIMSLTNEGGMFYNLMQEQSKTITGQISNIEDAISAMFNEIGKANEGIINDALSGVSYLVENYEKVGQILLEIVGTYGVYRTALMATSALQAIQASGITALTAKEAVHYGWLVLTKKAQDALNLSMLKNPYVLAAAAITGLVYGAYKLATAESEIERAIRETNDSLESQKNHYDELKNKAGELSNILSNESKSIEERFIAYRQLQRLMPEIFQNMDWETAKRKTNAELIRLEADELLRQQRIGLKTKVVMSQQKIQGLENSIIRTTNRGGYTGALKEDLDAAKKELEIYTKALEDFEKADEQAKKESEKPVVYNKKYWEERKKEAEDARAALDSSKENSEEWNRYTKQIQEAQAQIDKYSDPKTNKSLSNSQKEADKRKKEQERLNEELLAIRRQNQQAEIDLMKEGTERKLKQIDLDYQKEIDAIKKQKASWESSQSGRLTDEQTNQLGIWASNAARNREKGITSTNNERLEADKKAWQEYFIQFGNYQEKRKNLIQKYDDEIAKLEEHSAERATKIAEKNQAIDQLDEQFGKSTHVMADLFEDASEKSVSSIQDIIDKYELLIKYMSGTDESVSLINLKSVGFTDKDIANLENGTINIKDITDAIKRLKEEVKGKSPWLSFFSDMKKGIDDIKNANGDTRKLGQGISTIGGAITEFSPAIKQFGSDISSIFGEDLNDEINNVIDGLSGLGQTAVGVGQIMSGDIAGGIMSAVSGVSQLVNAMGNLFGPDGTAYYEGVKEQLEAINKVYDRIIDKSKEDIVFGGGFASVQAATRAMDNYEKKVINLQKIAAASGRAGASWKSHSAEWHSNKNVGAIGGFEQMSDILGKSISSMTDLYSLSGDELFLIQSQMPEAWSLIDARIRENLDSIVACKDEANELRDALNQAMTGVDFDSFYNGFIDQLSDMDTSFEDMCDNFEGYLRKSIMAGLVASQYQDRINALYEQWSDAAQSDKKITEEEANALKNQYQQIVNDMMRDREEMAKSFGWDASVTSQESSKKVSASVTQDSIDEVSGRFTALQIAGEEIKNQMISAVVGINSLIGISSSGNEILNNILNQHVITNNYLDDIAKYTKLLNDIKTDISEVRANTKGLSTR; encoded by the coding sequence ATGACTAAAGCTGCTGCCGCTTTTGGAGCTGGATTTACAGCAAAGGAATTAATTACGAATATCGCAAGGGTTCGTGGTGAGTTCCAACAGTTGGAGGTCGCATTTAAAACAATGCTTGGTAGTGAAGATAAAGCGAATGCACTTATGCAACAGCTAGTAAAGACAGCCGCTACTACACCATTTGATTTACAGGGAGTCGCTAATGGAGCTAAGCAACTTCTTGCTTATGGAGAAAATGTTGAAAACATAAACGATGATTTGATACGTTTAGGAAATATTGCGGCTGGTTTGTCTCAACCTCTTGGAGACATTGTTTATCTCTATGGTACTACCATGACGCAGGGGCGTTTATATACACAAGATCTTAATCAGTTCACAGGACGTGGTATTCCTATGATTCGGGAACTGGCGAAACAGTTCGGTGTTGCAGAAAATGAAGTTAAATCCCTTGTTGAAGCTGGTAAGGTTGGTTTCCCGGAAGTTCAGAAGGTTATCATGTCCCTTACCAATGAAGGGGGAATGTTCTATAATCTGATGCAGGAACAGTCCAAAACAATAACTGGTCAGATTTCCAATATAGAGGACGCAATTTCTGCCATGTTTAATGAAATAGGGAAAGCTAATGAAGGTATTATTAATGATGCTTTATCTGGAGTTTCCTATCTTGTTGAAAACTATGAGAAAGTGGGACAAATATTATTAGAAATAGTAGGGACCTATGGAGTATATCGCACTGCTTTAATGGCAACTAGCGCTTTACAAGCTATACAAGCGTCTGGTATAACAGCCTTGACAGCCAAAGAGGCAGTTCACTATGGTTGGTTAGTCTTAACCAAAAAGGCTCAAGACGCTTTAAACTTGTCAATGTTGAAAAATCCGTATGTACTAGCCGCAGCCGCTATAACAGGATTAGTTTATGGTGCATATAAATTAGCAACAGCAGAAAGTGAAATAGAACGAGCAATACGTGAAACAAATGATTCTCTTGAATCTCAAAAAAATCATTATGATGAACTGAAAAATAAAGCAGGAGAATTGTCTAATATTCTAAGTAACGAATCCAAATCCATAGAAGAACGTTTTATTGCCTATCGCCAATTGCAACGTTTGATGCCTGAAATATTCCAGAATATGGATTGGGAAACAGCAAAAAGAAAAACAAATGCAGAGTTAATTAGGCTAGAGGCAGACGAACTGTTGCGGCAACAACGTATTGGCTTAAAAACTAAAGTTGTGATGTCTCAGCAAAAAATACAAGGTTTAGAAAATAGCATAATAAGAACTACTAATAGAGGGGGGTATACAGGCGCACTAAAAGAAGATTTAGACGCCGCTAAAAAAGAACTCGAGATTTACACAAAGGCTTTAGAAGACTTTGAAAAAGCTGATGAGCAGGCTAAAAAAGAATCTGAAAAGCCAGTAGTATATAATAAAAAATATTGGGAAGAAAGAAAAAAGGAAGCCGAAGATGCCCGTGCAGCTTTAGACTCTTCTAAAGAAAATTCAGAAGAATGGAATAGATATACCAAGCAAATTCAGGAAGCGCAAGCGCAAATTGATAAGTACTCAGATCCTAAAACAAATAAATCTCTTTCTAATTCTCAAAAAGAAGCAGATAAACGTAAGAAAGAACAAGAGAGGCTCAATGAGGAACTTCTTGCTATCCGCCGCCAAAACCAACAGGCCGAAATAGATCTTATGAAAGAAGGTACGGAAAGGAAGTTGAAACAAATCGATTTGGATTACCAGAAGGAAATAGATGCCATTAAGAAACAGAAAGCTAGTTGGGAGTCGTCTCAAAGCGGAAGATTGACAGATGAGCAAACTAATCAACTGGGAATATGGGCTTCTAACGCTGCAAGAAATAGAGAAAAAGGTATAACAAGTACTAATAATGAAAGATTAGAGGCTGATAAAAAAGCATGGCAGGAATATTTTATCCAATTTGGTAATTATCAAGAGAAACGGAAGAATCTTATTCAGAAGTATGATGATGAAATAGCTAAATTGGAAGAACATAGTGCTGAAAGAGCTACTAAAATTGCTGAGAAGAATCAAGCAATAGATCAGCTGGACGAACAGTTCGGGAAATCTACTCATGTCATGGCTGATTTGTTTGAAGATGCAAGTGAAAAGAGTGTATCATCTATTCAAGATATTATTGATAAGTATGAATTGTTAATCAAGTATATGTCTGGAACGGATGAGTCAGTATCTCTTATCAATTTAAAATCAGTAGGTTTCACAGACAAGGATATCGCAAATCTTGAGAATGGGACAATCAATATCAAGGATATAACGGATGCCATAAAAAGGCTAAAAGAAGAAGTTAAAGGTAAATCCCCTTGGTTATCTTTTTTCTCGGATATGAAAAAAGGAATCGATGATATAAAGAATGCTAATGGTGATACAAGGAAGCTCGGCCAGGGCATATCAACTATAGGGGGAGCTATAACAGAGTTTTCTCCTGCTATCAAACAGTTTGGGAGTGATATATCTTCCATATTTGGAGAAGATTTGAACGATGAAATAAATAACGTTATTGACGGTCTTTCCGGTCTTGGGCAAACGGCAGTAGGAGTAGGACAAATAATGTCTGGAGATATTGCCGGAGGTATCATGAGTGCTGTAAGTGGAGTCTCTCAGCTTGTCAATGCAATGGGTAATTTGTTCGGGCCGGACGGTACCGCTTATTATGAAGGAGTAAAGGAACAGCTTGAAGCAATAAATAAGGTCTATGATCGTATTATTGACAAAAGCAAGGAAGATATAGTTTTCGGTGGTGGATTTGCATCTGTTCAAGCAGCTACACGAGCCATGGATAATTACGAGAAGAAAGTAATCAATCTCCAAAAGATTGCCGCAGCTTCAGGGCGTGCCGGTGCAAGTTGGAAGTCTCATAGTGCGGAATGGCATTCTAACAAAAATGTTGGTGCAATAGGTGGTTTTGAGCAGATGAGCGACATCCTAGGTAAATCAATAAGCTCCATGACAGACTTGTATAGTTTGTCAGGAGATGAATTGTTCCTTATTCAGTCCCAAATGCCGGAAGCATGGAGCTTGATTGATGCCAGAATCCGTGAAAATTTGGATAGCATCGTAGCCTGTAAAGATGAAGCGAATGAACTGAGGGATGCTCTTAATCAAGCCATGACAGGGGTTGATTTTGATTCCTTCTACAATGGGTTTATTGATCAGTTATCCGATATGGATACTTCTTTTGAAGATATGTGTGATAACTTTGAGGGATATTTACGTAAGTCAATCATGGCGGGGCTAGTTGCTAGCCAGTATCAAGACCGTATAAATGCTCTTTATGAACAATGGAGTGATGCTGCCCAAAGCGATAAGAAAATAACAGAAGAAGAAGCAAATGCATTGAAAAATCAATATCAGCAGATTGTCAATGATATGATGCGTGACCGTGAAGAAATGGCTAAGTCTTTCGGTTGGGATGCTTCTGTTACTTCTCAGGAATCGTCAAAGAAAGTATCCGCATCGGTCACCCAAGATTCTATAGATGAGGTGTCCGGTCGCTTCACTGCTCTTCAGATCGCCGGTGAAGAAATCAAGAATCAAATGATATCTGCTGTAGTTGGCATTAATTCCCTTATTGGAATCTCATCATCTGGTAATGAAATCCTAAATAACATTTTAAATCAACACGTTATTACCAACAACTACTTAGATGATATTGCAAAATATACTAAGTTGTTGAATGATATAAAAACAGATATTTCGGAGGTTAGGGCCAATACCAAAGGTTTATCAACACGTTAA
- a CDS encoding phage tail protein — MIDIKDISGNIRFSTPINEGSKRHFLLMQEDYVTLKFSLASPIYFKLGDYIDNELGIFEVVDLYKPTYNTTTGGYDYELRLDAYYWKWKNKKFFYTPQSGGKEASWNLTDTLNVHMDVFLKNLEVLGYKYKDKAFTYEIDASVDESSKLISYNNMNMLDALSQMAETFECEWWVEKGVIHFGRCEHGDPVNFEIGVNVGSMNRSDSQTSYATRVYAFGSTRNIPSTYRKNLIFDVKNVTGRDISDTSRPLNIKFFPSSSHTGISPINMNVFKEGEMEGEQSAYKVTTDVFASSMPASKYRISFNSMTLYFSTRFTSNIENFKAKLSLVYHVRGVEKVLDIQEKALNDSVSSLTIGFSDTDFSLSEKADNCKLLFTFSFTLNHPGKTVIYTIGRAGEKNVKIECLSASADVSVTFLSGTNSEKTFSATYNPDLLTGDDSNVIRLPEGVTASIGNRYTINNIIKSQVPISYFSDDKDLLTVEGIVTKRLMMPEGVPYIDAYPDMYTEEAIEQIVVFDDIYPSRVGGVGDVYTHSYTDITEKPDGSKDEEKWTAWRFKDADLGFHFSKSYQLPGEELRVIFQSGPLAGMDFEVIFNPYDPSSDIYQSELLEDGTWNPKAQVYEVKRNDDYGRMLPDEILHPTSGDAYILYGYDPQFISDKLIPDAEKEVEKRAREYINELKQDPSTYDTTMMPDYVYGIDPDTGMYDPAFSKRFSIGQKVNLINKAYFEDGRISRIIGYEYPLDIPYDSLIYTVGETAPYSKLGDLENKIDSITYRKEKIKQQVISSGGTSTDTGEITAKFTKNVEVTVDKAGYFKAGDVILEGTTVVDAFIRMLSQKSVGELKSKISTPNDVEFGTDKGYITYTASRNGQGPMESAYYDGNPNNKLNFSEEVGGIQTAVRQLEGIYTRSETYEAMIVYAASEDGSLPRQELRDTISVNVRRKWFAGICSSVPVTSAEVRALGTSGLYKGPGTYKFSVDKWKTIAVCIPADVIKELTLTAYPGNFIEDTGITTGPVDISVEGANGSAAISYKMWVIQTPGLNDPDTFTFKTA; from the coding sequence ATGATAGACATCAAAGACATATCCGGCAACATTCGTTTTTCGACTCCTATCAATGAGGGTTCGAAAAGACACTTCCTTTTGATGCAGGAAGATTATGTAACTCTAAAGTTTTCCCTTGCCAGTCCTATCTATTTCAAGTTAGGGGACTACATAGACAATGAGTTGGGAATATTTGAAGTAGTAGACCTGTATAAACCTACCTATAATACTACTACCGGAGGCTATGACTACGAACTCCGCCTTGACGCTTATTACTGGAAATGGAAGAATAAGAAATTCTTCTATACTCCACAGAGTGGCGGTAAAGAGGCTAGTTGGAATTTGACTGATACCTTAAATGTCCACATGGATGTATTTCTAAAGAATCTGGAGGTCTTAGGATATAAGTATAAAGATAAAGCATTTACTTATGAGATTGATGCTTCTGTTGATGAATCATCCAAACTGATTTCATATAATAACATGAATATGTTAGACGCCCTATCTCAGATGGCGGAGACTTTTGAATGCGAATGGTGGGTAGAGAAAGGGGTGATCCATTTTGGTCGTTGTGAACATGGTGATCCTGTTAACTTTGAGATTGGAGTTAATGTCGGTTCTATGAATCGAAGCGATAGCCAGACTTCCTACGCTACTAGAGTATATGCTTTTGGTTCTACACGAAACATTCCTTCTACTTACCGGAAGAATTTGATATTTGATGTTAAAAATGTTACAGGAAGAGATATTTCCGATACTTCAAGGCCTCTAAATATAAAATTTTTCCCTTCATCTTCCCATACAGGGATATCTCCTATCAACATGAATGTTTTCAAAGAGGGAGAAATGGAAGGGGAGCAGAGTGCCTATAAAGTTACGACAGATGTTTTTGCTTCTTCTATGCCGGCAAGCAAATATCGTATATCATTCAATTCAATGACGCTATACTTTAGCACTCGATTCACATCAAATATTGAAAACTTTAAGGCAAAATTATCATTAGTTTACCATGTCAGGGGCGTAGAGAAAGTACTGGATATTCAAGAGAAAGCTTTGAATGATTCAGTCTCAAGTCTTACTATTGGATTTAGCGACACCGATTTCTCTCTTTCTGAAAAGGCCGATAATTGCAAGCTCTTGTTTACATTCAGCTTTACTCTGAATCATCCAGGAAAAACGGTGATATACACTATCGGACGGGCAGGAGAAAAGAATGTCAAAATAGAGTGCCTATCTGCATCGGCAGACGTATCTGTAACCTTTCTCTCCGGTACCAATTCGGAAAAAACTTTTTCGGCTACTTATAACCCTGATCTGTTAACGGGTGATGACTCCAATGTTATACGTTTGCCGGAAGGGGTCACAGCTTCCATTGGTAATCGGTATACTATCAACAATATAATAAAAAGTCAGGTCCCTATAAGTTATTTTTCTGACGATAAGGATCTGTTGACCGTTGAAGGGATTGTAACCAAACGCTTGATGATGCCGGAAGGGGTTCCATACATTGACGCATACCCCGACATGTATACAGAGGAAGCAATTGAACAGATTGTTGTTTTTGACGATATTTATCCAAGTCGTGTAGGTGGAGTAGGGGATGTATATACGCATTCATATACTGATATAACAGAGAAACCAGATGGTAGTAAGGATGAAGAAAAATGGACCGCGTGGCGATTTAAAGATGCGGACCTAGGGTTTCATTTCTCAAAAAGTTATCAATTACCCGGAGAGGAATTGCGTGTTATATTTCAATCCGGTCCTTTAGCCGGTATGGATTTTGAAGTCATATTTAACCCCTATGACCCCTCATCTGACATATATCAGTCTGAACTTCTTGAAGACGGGACGTGGAATCCCAAAGCGCAGGTATATGAAGTAAAGCGCAACGATGATTATGGGCGTATGCTTCCGGATGAAATATTGCATCCTACCAGTGGCGATGCATATATCCTTTACGGATATGATCCTCAGTTTATATCCGATAAGCTTATTCCTGACGCAGAGAAAGAAGTTGAAAAAAGAGCAAGGGAGTATATCAATGAATTAAAGCAGGACCCTTCTACTTACGACACTACGATGATGCCGGACTATGTCTATGGTATTGACCCTGATACTGGCATGTATGACCCCGCATTTTCTAAGCGGTTTTCCATCGGACAAAAAGTGAATCTGATCAATAAGGCATATTTTGAGGACGGAAGAATATCACGGATAATTGGTTATGAATACCCCTTGGATATTCCGTATGATTCCTTGATATATACTGTCGGTGAGACTGCTCCTTACTCTAAGTTGGGGGATCTGGAAAATAAAATTGATTCTATTACTTATCGTAAAGAAAAGATTAAGCAACAAGTAATCAGTAGTGGAGGGACATCTACCGATACAGGTGAAATAACTGCCAAGTTCACAAAAAATGTAGAAGTTACCGTCGATAAGGCCGGATATTTTAAGGCCGGTGATGTCATTCTAGAAGGAACTACGGTAGTAGATGCATTTATTCGAATGTTATCTCAAAAATCAGTAGGAGAATTGAAAAGCAAAATATCAACTCCCAATGATGTTGAGTTCGGTACAGACAAAGGTTACATCACGTATACTGCATCAAGGAACGGTCAGGGACCTATGGAGTCTGCGTATTACGACGGCAACCCTAATAATAAACTGAACTTCTCAGAAGAAGTTGGAGGTATCCAAACTGCTGTCAGACAGTTGGAGGGTATATATACTCGTAGTGAAACCTATGAAGCAATGATTGTATATGCTGCTAGTGAGGATGGGTCATTGCCAAGACAAGAACTTAGAGATACAATCAGTGTAAATGTTCGCCGTAAATGGTTTGCCGGCATATGTTCTTCTGTTCCCGTCACTTCTGCTGAAGTACGTGCATTAGGAACAAGTGGACTTTATAAGGGTCCAGGCACATATAAGTTCTCTGTAGATAAATGGAAAACGATTGCTGTGTGTATTCCAGCAGATGTGATCAAGGAATTGACATTGACAGCTTACCCGGGTAACTTCATAGAAGATACGGGTATTACTACCGGTCCGGTGGATATTTCCGTAGAAGGAGCCAATGGAAGTGCCGCTATTAGTTATAAGATGTGGGTTATTCAGACACCCGGATTGAATGACCCTGATACTTTCACTTTTAAAACTGCATAA
- a CDS encoding BACON domain-containing protein, protein MAKPSWLKLNPSTGSGNGTIANSADAHTGRTARTGTVTVTGVGVSTPSTYKVTQSPKSEFASFDNGSEMSAPKTAGTVTVEGKTNSSKLTFAWAGSVVDVTLPAKYSANGTQTNNAAAITGDPGVTAEFPFSIELEFPKNDTIEEVVRTLKVTANGGQAAQIAIKQAAGDATLSVSPTEITIPQNGSAVSVNVTSNTSWTAA, encoded by the coding sequence ATGGCAAAACCTAGTTGGTTAAAACTAAATCCGTCTACCGGTTCGGGTAACGGAACAATTGCGAATAGCGCAGACGCTCATACTGGGCGTACAGCTCGCACGGGAACAGTAACAGTTACCGGTGTTGGTGTATCTACCCCTTCTACCTATAAGGTAACTCAATCTCCGAAGTCTGAGTTTGCTTCTTTTGACAATGGCTCTGAAATGTCTGCCCCCAAAACAGCGGGTACTGTTACTGTAGAGGGTAAAACAAACTCTTCGAAGCTAACATTTGCATGGGCGGGAAGTGTGGTTGATGTTACTTTACCTGCAAAGTATAGTGCAAATGGAACTCAGACTAACAATGCGGCTGCTATTACTGGTGATCCAGGAGTTACTGCGGAATTTCCCTTTTCTATTGAATTGGAATTCCCTAAAAACGATACTATTGAAGAAGTCGTTAGAACCTTAAAGGTAACAGCTAATGGTGGACAAGCAGCTCAGATTGCTATCAAACAAGCTGCCGGTGATGCTACATTGTCTGTTTCTCCGACAGAAATTACTATTCCTCAGAATGGTTCTGCGGTATCCGTGAATGTTACGTCTAACACTTCTTGGACTGCTGCATAA
- a CDS encoding gp53-like domain-containing protein, with amino-acid sequence MNDYNSQYSGAKIEELLGQIPNLAKADLSNAMTVNLNQNGYAKFNNGMLIQWGKGGGYTTYHTYYLPMSFLDINYSFSICAEYKNLSESVILSPYVNNKTRTTFVSGITATNISNGVLPSNWNFFWIAIGRWK; translated from the coding sequence ATGAATGATTATAACAGTCAATATTCGGGAGCTAAGATTGAAGAGCTATTAGGACAAATTCCAAACTTGGCTAAAGCAGACCTTTCCAATGCCATGACGGTAAACCTCAATCAAAACGGCTATGCCAAGTTCAATAATGGGATGTTGATTCAATGGGGGAAAGGAGGAGGATATACAACTTATCATACTTACTATCTTCCAATGTCCTTTTTGGATATTAATTATTCATTTTCAATTTGTGCTGAATACAAAAATTTATCAGAATCAGTTATTCTATCGCCTTATGTAAACAACAAAACAAGAACTACATTTGTGAGCGGAATAACAGCAACTAATATTTCAAATGGAGTATTACCCAGCAATTGGAATTTCTTTTGGATAGCTATTGGTCGTTGGAAATAA
- a CDS encoding DUF4376 domain-containing protein, which produces MKYWKQGFYDEPIEGSIEITEEYWQELIDGQSTGKEIKENESGYPVLVEYQFSLDELKDMKIAEIKTYDQSDAVNSFMLDGKQIWLDKDTRVGLVNSINVENQAGRLNTVLWFDAVKYTIPISSAFLMLNSLELYALDCYNTTQAHIATVKNLLSKEEVNSYNYKTGYPEKLNFVL; this is translated from the coding sequence ATGAAGTATTGGAAACAAGGATTCTATGATGAACCAATAGAAGGTTCAATAGAAATAACGGAGGAATATTGGCAAGAATTAATTGACGGTCAATCTACCGGAAAAGAAATCAAGGAGAATGAGAGCGGATACCCGGTATTGGTTGAATATCAATTTTCTCTAGATGAATTGAAAGATATGAAGATAGCAGAGATCAAAACCTACGATCAGTCAGATGCCGTAAACTCTTTTATGTTAGACGGAAAGCAAATCTGGCTAGATAAGGATACCCGCGTAGGATTAGTTAACTCAATTAATGTTGAGAATCAAGCGGGAAGGCTTAATACAGTTCTGTGGTTTGATGCTGTAAAATATACAATACCCATATCTAGTGCTTTCTTAATGTTGAACTCATTGGAGTTGTACGCTCTTGACTGCTACAATACTACACAGGCTCATATTGCAACCGTAAAAAATTTGCTTAGCAAAGAAGAGGTTAATTCCTATAATTATAAAACCGGTTATCCGGAGAAACTCAATTTTGTATTATAA
- a CDS encoding D-Ala-D-Ala carboxypeptidase family metallohydrolase has product MGKYFTIAEMVKSETADRCGIDNRLPKSLICNVNGLIDNVLDPLREAYGKPVTVTSGYRCEVLNKAVGGSKTSEHMKGMAADIVGTPNTKEENKRLFNLIQELEIPFTQLIDEKNFSWVHVSYDSCNVKKQVLKL; this is encoded by the coding sequence ATGGGAAAGTATTTCACGATAGCCGAAATGGTAAAGAGTGAAACGGCAGATAGGTGCGGCATTGACAATCGTCTGCCAAAATCATTAATATGTAATGTGAATGGTTTGATAGACAATGTTCTTGATCCTCTTCGTGAAGCCTATGGTAAGCCTGTTACTGTAACGAGTGGGTATCGTTGTGAGGTCTTGAATAAGGCCGTAGGAGGAAGTAAGACCAGTGAACATATGAAAGGAATGGCTGCTGATATAGTTGGTACCCCGAACACAAAGGAGGAAAACAAAAGGCTGTTCAATCTCATACAGGAGCTTGAAATTCCTTTTACACAGCTAATAGACGAGAAGAATTTCTCATGGGTTCACGTTAGCTATGATAGCTGCAATGTGAAAAAACAGGTTTTAAAATTATAA